The following is a genomic window from Candidatus Eremiobacterota bacterium.
GGCGCGAATCGTCGCGCTGCCCGGCGCGCGCGTCGCGCTGCGCGCGCGCGTCGTCGACGCGAACGACCACGGGCTCGGCGACGCGCGCGGCGCCTGGCGCATCGCGCCGACGCCGCTCATTGCTTCAATAGGCGAGGATGACACGCTGCATGCCGGTGAGCGCGCGGGCAGCGCGCTCGTGCACGTCGCGCGCGGCGGCGTCGCGACGGATCTGCCGGTCGACGTCGTCGACCGAGTCGCGCGCATCGTGATCGGCCCGGCGCGCGCGAATCCCGATCCGCACGCCGCGCTCACGCTGAGCGCGGAAGCGTTCGACAGCCACGACCGCCCGGTCGCGGTCGACGGTCTGGTGCGCTGGAGCGCGCGCGATGCGAGCATCGACGCGCGCGGCCGGCTTCTCGCCGGCGAGCGCGACGCGCAGGTGACGGCGAGCGCCGGCGGCGCGAGCGTCAGCGTGACGATCCCGGTCGGTAAGCACACCAGCGCGCTGGCGCTCTTCGACGACGCGCACCGCGCCGGCTGGAAGCTGGTGACGACGCCGGCCGGCGGCGCGGGCGCGGTGAGCGCCGACGGCGAGCGATTGCAGATCGCGTACGACTTCAGCGCGGGTGAGCGCGCGGCGTACGCGGTGAACGAGACGCCGCTCGGCGAGCCGGTCGCGCTCGCGTGCGCGATCGACGGCGACGCGAACGGCGCGGCGCTGCGCGCGACGTTCTCCGACCGCTACGGCGACCGCCAAACGGTGACGTTCGCGCGCGCGATCGACTTCGCCGGAACGCGGCGACTCGGCGTCGCGGTGCCGCGTTCGCTGGCCCCGCCGATCGCGCTGCGCAACTTCTACGTCGTCGGAACGCTCGCCAACCCGCCGCTGACGGCGGCCGGAACGGTCGGCGTGCACGACTGCGTCGCGACGTTCCCCGGCGCTCAGGCGCCCTGAGGCTGCGCCGCCGCGGGCGCCGCGCCGCGCGGGCGCAGCATGCTCCACCCGATCCCGGCGCAGAACAGCACGCCGCCGAGCACCAGCGCCCAGGTCGCCGGCGCCGCCGCGATCGCGAGCGCAGGATACGTGCCGATCGCGACGCGCACGCGCAGGCCGGCGAGCGCGACGCCGGCGCCGGACGGCGCGAGCGCGATCCCGAGCGGTTTGCCGGCGTCGTCGGACGCGGTGAGGATCAGCGCCGGCTTCGAAGTGTCGACGCCGTTCACGCTCGCGTGCGGAAACTGCGCGAGATCGTGCGGGGTGAAGTAGAGCGCGTGCACGACGCGGTGCCGCGCCGGAACCGCGAAGGTGTCGAGCGGCACGTCGAGCTCGCCGATGCGTTGGCGTTCGGTGAAGAGCAGCACCGGCGAAAGAAACGATGCGTTCGTCGGCTGCGTGACGGTGAGGTGCGCGCCGCGCTCATCGCTCACGTCGACGTACGCGGCCGGATGCGCTTCGAGGTAGAACAGCGACTCGCCGGCGAGGCGGCGCGCCGATCCGCTCAGCACGATCTCCGGCGCGTTGCGCCGGCGCAGCGTGACGCCGCTCGTCCCGCGCGCGATCGCGTTCGCGTCGGCCGGCGCGAAGAACGCGGCGGCGCCGACCGCCGGGACGGGGACGACCGTTCCGGGCGTCCCGCTCACGCCGGCGGTGTCGGGACCGAGCAGTCCGGCGGCGAGCCCCGCCAGATCGGCGATCACGGCGCCCGCCAGCGCGAGCAGCAGCCGCTTTCCGGCGACACCGTCGTTGCCGCGGCGGGCTCCGTTCGCATACGCGAGCATCACGACGAGCGCGATCGTGAGCGCGAGCGCGTACTGCCAGGTGTGGTAGAGCGGCGTCGCCGGAACGAGATCCTGGGCGAGGACCAGCGCGATCGCGATGAGCGCGACCGCGAGCGCCGCGACGCGCGCCGTCACTTCGCGGCGAGCGCGGGCGCGACGGCGGCGCGCATCTGTTCCAGCGTCAGCGCGCCGTCGATTCCGCGCACGACGCGGCCGTCGCGCGCGACGATCACCGTCGTCGGCAAGCCGATCCCTTGATATGCGCGCCCGTACTGCTGCTGCTCGTCGACCAGGATCGGAAACGTCACGCCGAACTGCCGTGCGAACGCCGCCGCCGCCGCGGACGACTCGCCCTGGTCGACGCCGAGCACGACCACCTTCCCGGCGTTCTCGCGCGCGAAGCGCTGCAGCGCCGGCATCTCTTCACGGCACGGCGGACACCACGTCGCCCACAAGTTCATCAGCACCACTTGGCCGCGGTGGCGCGCGAGCGAGTCGGTGCGCCCGTCGGTGCGGCGGACGTCGAACGACTGCGCGGGAGCGCCGGCGAGCGCGCCCGGTCCGCCGCCGTTGCCGGCCTTGCCGGGATCGGGGGCGTTGTAGCAGCCGCTCAGGAAGACGAGCGCTGCGATGACGAGAGCCCTGGGCACCGAAGCCTCTTCGTGGTGAACGCGGCGGTTCCGTCCGCGTGGCGCAGCGGGCGCGTGCGCGCGCGCGGCGTGACGCTGGCGGCGTACGAGACGGGGAGCGACGCGAGCGACGCGCGGGTCGTGCTGCTCTTGCACGGCCTCGGCCACTGGACCGACGGCGCGTGGAGCCGGCTCGTCCCGCGGCTCGATCCCGCGCTGCGTTACGTCGCGTTCGACCTGCCGGGCTTCGGCGCGAGCGAAAAACCCGACGCCCCGTACGACGCCGCCTACTTCCGCCGCGTGACGAACGACGCCGTCGCGGCGCTCGGGCTGGAGCGCTTCGCGCTGGTCGGACACTCGCTGGGCGGCTTCATCGCCGCCGACTACGCCGGCGCATTTCCCGAGCGCGTCACGCACCTCGCGCTGATCGCGCCGGCAGGTTTCTCGCGCACGCCGCGCCACCTGTTCTACGGCCTCGCCGGCGCGGTGGCACGCGGGCTGGCGTCGAGCGCACCGGGCCGCGGCGTGTTCGCGCGCGCGCCGTCGAAGCGTTTCATCGCGCGCATCTTCGAGCGCGGCGTCGTCGAGGCGGCGTCGCTCGATCCGCACCAGATCGAACGCGCCTACGAGCTGGCGCAGGACCTCGCGCTGCGCAAAGCGTTCGCCGGCGTGTACAGCGGCGCGCTGCAGACGTTCGCCCGGCGGCGCAGCATCCACGCCGATCTGGCGCGTTACCGCGGTCCGGTCTTCTGCGCCTGGGGCAAACACGACCGCTACATCGCAGTCGCCGCGCTGCGCGACGTCCAACGCGTCTACCCCCACGCGACGACGCTCGTCCTCAACCGCAGCGGCCACCTGCCACAGCTCGAAGAACCCGACCAACTCGGCGCCGCACTGGGCACGTTTCTCGCCTCACCGTAGGTCAAGCGCAATCTGTGTGATCAGCACGATCGCGGTGACGATTGCGGTGAGAACCGTCGCCACGTCGAGCCTCGTCGCCTTCCGATTGTTTATCGCTTCGTCGGCACGACATGCGCGCACGGTGGCCGTAACGGCTTTTCGAAGCGTGGTCGTCGGGTACTCCGGAAAGAACGTCTCCAACGCCTCCGGAGCCGGCACGCGGTCCTCACTCTTCGTCATGAACGCGTTCAGCAGAAACGCGAGCGGAACGAGATAGAGCAATGCGCAGGCAGCGATCCACACGGAGCTTTGAAGCCGGAATGAAAACCCGATGAAAGCGACCACGCCGGCAAGGAGCGATGTGACCTTGGCGTCTATCGCCTTGCCTCGGTCTTCCTCTCGTTCTCTGCGTTCGACGACGAGGCCGTAGAGGTAACGATAGTCGACTTCGTCATCAGGCCCCAGCGGTTCGACTAGGTACGAAATCTGCGGAACGGATCGCTCGGGTTCATCGGACGAATGAAATCGCTCTCCACGGGAGGCCGAGGGGCGGGAATCGGCGGATCTTCGTCCAGCCACTCGCGGACCGTTTGCGGGACAGGCTTCGGCCCGGGCGAGCCGGCAGGCGGGCGGTGTGGTTCTTTCATGAGCGGCTCCTTGATGCACGCCCAAATTGTCTTCAGCGCGTGTGTCGGGGTCATGACCGACCCGTTACCATAAAAATGACCCGCTACCAATCCCCCATGCGGTTTTCGTCTACCTCGCCTTCGAAGACGAGGGTGCCGGGGGCGAGGATCGCCGAGACGACCGGGACGCCGGCGAAGCGCAGCTCGCGGCGCAGCGCGTCGTCGGGCGAGCGCCCCGTCAGCGCGGCGAATCGGCTCAGCACGTCGGGCGCGCAGAGCACGCGCTGCGGCGCGACGTTGTACATGCGCCGAAACCCGGCCAGCGCCGCGTCGAAGGCGGGCTCGTCGAACGCCGCGCCGAGCGCGACGGTCCAGCGGACGCGTTCCAACCGTCTACCGCAAGGCTGAACCGACTAGCCGCCCGAACCGCAGGCGCGATGACGGCCCGAATCCTGGACGGACGCGCGCTCGCGGCCGAGCTGCGCGCGGAGATCGCTGTGCGCAGCGCACGCTTGCGCGCGCGCGGAATCGCGCCATGTCTCGTCGTCGCGCTCGTCGGCGAGGATGCGGCGAGCAGCGCGTACGTGCGCAGCATCGAGCGCGAGGGCGCGAAGACCGGCGTCGAGGTGCGCGTCGACGCGCTCGCCGCCGCTGCGAGCGAGGACCAGGTGCGCGCACGGCTGAGCGCGCTCGGCGACGATGCGCAGGTTCACGGCGTCATCCTGCAACAGCCGCTTCCGCCGCACCTGGGGATTCGGCGGATCGCCGAGGCGATGCCGCCGCACAAGGACGTCGACGGCGCGAACCCCGTCAACCTCGGACGCCTCGCGTTCGCCAGCGGAACCGAGTTCGTCCCGGCGACGCCGATGGCCGTGATGCTCCTGCTCGAGCGCAGCGCGCGCTGGCCGCTGCGCGGCATGCGCGCGTGCGTCGTCGGGCGCTCGAACGTCGTCGGGCTCCCGGTCGCGCTGCTGCTGATGGCGCGCGACGCGACGGTCACCGTCACCCACAAGGAGACGCGCGACCTCGCGCGCCACACGCGCGACGCCGAGATCGTCGTCGTCGCGACCGGCGTTCCGAATCTTTTGCGCGCGCCGATGATCGCGCCCGGCGCGACGGTGATCGACGTCGGCACGACGTTCGTGGACGGCAAGCTGGTCGGCGACGCCGCGTACGACGAGGTCGCGCAGCTCGCCGGCGAAATCACCCCCGTCCCCGGCGGCGTCGGCCCGGTCACGAACGTCGCGCTGATGCGGAACGTCGTCCTCGCAGCTGAGCGCCAGGCACCAGACTAAAGTTCAATTCATCGAGAAGTGCTTGCCGAAATAGCGTTCTTGGTGCGTCCGGAACTCGCCGCCCGGGGGCGGCGTCGCGCACGACGTTCTCCTGCGCCCGCTTGCGCTCGAGCAGCGAGCGCAGCTGCGGCAGCAGCCGGCGCAAGAACCCCAGCTCCGCGGCGAGACGCGCCTCGGCGGTGCGCAGCTCCAGCAGCCGCTGCTTGAGCGCGTCGGCGACTTGCAGCGCGTCGCCGACCGCGTAGCTCGCGTCGACCGGATCGTGCGGCACGTCGACCTCGCTCGCGTGGCCGGAGAACGCGACGAGCAGCTTCACGTACTCACGGAACTCGCCGCGCACGCGGTGGGTGAGCTCCGAAGCACGCGCGTCGTCGTCATCCTCGTCGTCGTGCTCGTCCTCGTCGAGGAAGTGGACGTCGGCGGTCAGATACGGATCGCGGCTGACGATGCGGTCGATGCGGAAACGCCGCCCGCCGACCGTGCTGATGTAGTAGCGGCCGGCAGGGAGCGGCGTGACTTCCGATATCTCCGCGGTCGTCCCGACCTCGTGCGGCGTCACGTCGGGATCGCCGGCTTCCTGGCCGTCGCGAATCAAGACGACGCCGAACGCCTCGCCCGCGTCGAGGCATTCGGCGACCATCTTGCGATAGCGCTCTTCGAAAACGTGGAGGTTCAGCACCGCGCCCGGAAAGAGGACCGTGTTGAGCGGAAACAGGCGCAGCCTGGTCATCGTCCCGTCTCCGCCACGCGGTTAGGGGCGGCCGCCGCCCTTCGCCGCGTCGAGCCGCTGCTGCACGACGTTCCAGTCGACGTTGGCGAAGAACGACTCGATGTACTTCGAGCGCTCCGCCGGCTTGTAGTCGAGCAGGAACGCGTGCTCCCACACGTCCATCACCAGCAGCGGCACGAACCCCGCGACGTTGCCGTCCTCGTGCAGCGTGATCCAGTGGTTCGAGACGCGGCCCGCATTCGGGTTGTAGTACGCGATCGCCCAGCCGACGCCGCGCATTCCGCCGATCGCGCTGAAGTCTTTCTTCCACGTGTCGAAGTCGCCGTGCGTCGCGGAGACCACGTCCGTAAGCCCGGACGTCGGCGAACCGCCCGCGTTCTTGGTCATGTTCCCGAAGTAGTACTCGTGCAGGACCATGCCGTTGTACTCGAAGCCCAAACGCCGCGTGAGCTCGGCGAAGTGCGGATCGGCGCCGGCCGCTTTGCCGGACTTGACGATGTCGGCGAGCTGCTCGTTGAGCAGGTTCGTGTTCTTGACGTAGCCCTCGTACAGGCCGAAGTGGACCTGCAGCGTGTTGTCGGAGATTCCTTGCAGTCCCGACAGGTCGAACTTCTTCGGCGTATACGATTGTTGGGCGAGCGTTGCCAACGGAAGCCTCCTCGGTTCATCTGATTGGTGGGTGGGTTGCGGAGCTTCGACGACGCGCGCGATGCCCCCGGCAGGTTCCCGCTCGCGGCGGGAGGCAAACAAGCAGCATCGTGCGCGACCTGGCCTACCTCACGCGGCTCCATCGGGAGCCGTCGCCGCTGCTCCTGGAACTGGAACAGCACGGGCTGCGCGAAGGGATTCCGATCGTCGACCGGGCCGCCGGACGCTTCCTCTCCGTCCTCGTGCACTGCATGCAGGCCAACCGCGTCCTGGAGCTCGGGACGGCGTACGGTTACTCGACGCTCTGGATGGCGCTCGCGCTGCCGCCGGCCGGCCGCATCTGGACGATCGATCCGGATATCGAACGCACCGAGATCGCGGTCTCGTACTTCCGCCGCGCGGGGGTGGACGAGCGGATCGAGATCATCAACCAGCCCGCCCTCGAGGTGCTCGGCACCTTTCCGCAGCGCAACCTCGACATCGTCTTCATCGACGCGGTCAAAACCGAGTACGCCGACTATCTCGAAGCCGTCGTGCCGATGCTCAAACGTTCCGGAATCGTGGTGGTCGACAACCTGCTGTGGTCCGGGCGCTCCGCCGCGGCGCCGAAATCGTCGGACGAGGAGTCGACGAAAGCGCTCCGCGCGTTCAACAAGATCTTCCTCAACCATCCGGAGCTCGACGCGACGATCGTTCCGATCGGCGACGGGATCGGCATCGGTGCTCGCGTCGACTGAGGAGTTCATCGCCGCGATGCGCCGCTTCGCGACCGGCGTGGCGATCGTGACGACCACCTATGAAGAACAGGTCCGCGGCTTCACCGTCAACGCGTTCGCCGGCGTCTCCGCGGATCCGCCGACGGTGCTGATCTGCGTGAACCGGATCGCGACGACGCATCCGCTCATCGCGGCCTCGCAGCGCTTCTGCGTGAACATCCTCTCGGTCGAGCAGCGCGAGCTAGCGCAGCGCTTCGCGGGCGGCGAGCCGCGCGCGCGCTTCGAAGGCGTCACCTACCACGCCGGGCCGAGCGGCTCGCCGGTCCTCGCGGGAACGGTCGCGTACTTCGACTGCGCGGTCACCGAGGAGCTGACCGCGTCGACGCACACGATCTTTCTGGGCAGCGTGCTCGAAGCGGGCTGGCGCGAAGGCGCGCCGCTCGGCTACTTCAACCGCGCCTATCGCGACTTCGGGCTGGAACGATGATCGTCGAGACGTTCGCGGTCGGCGCGCTGCAGTGCAACTGCACGATCCTGGGTGATCCGGCCAGCGGCGAGGCGATCGTGATCGACGGCGGCGACGAGGTCGCCCGCATCGCGAGCACGCTCGAGGCGCGCGGCTTGCGCGCGCGCTACCTGGTGCACACGCACGCGCACATCGACCACATCGGCGCGCTCGGCCCGTTGCGCGAGCGCGCCGGCGGCGAGGGGTTGCTGCACCACGCCGATCTGCCGCTCTACGCGACGCTGGCGCAGCAGGCGGTGTGGATCGGGATGCTCGAGCGCCCGCAGGTCGTCGCGCTCGACGGCGACCTCGCCGATGGCGAGGTGCTGCGCGCCGGCGCGGTCGCGCTGCGCTGCGTCCACACGCCCGGCCATACGCCGGGCTCGACCTCGTTCGCGCTGGAAGCGAACGAACGGACGCTGCTCTTCACCGGCGACACGCTCTTCCGCGGCGCGGTCGGCCGGTGGGACCTGGGCGGAACCTCGCTGGCCGACATCGTGCGCTCGATCCGCGAGAAGCTGCTCGTCTACGACGACGCCAGCCTGGTCGTTCCGGGCCACGGTCCGGCCACGACGATCGGCGAGGAGCGGCGTGAGAATCCGTATCTGATATAGCCGCGAGCGCAGGGGAAGCGGCTCGAACGAACGTACGCCGCAACGATGCTCACCAGGAAACTGCACGGCGCCGCCCTCGCCGCCGGCACCGCGCTCGCTCTCGCCCCGCTCGGCCTCGCCGGCTGCAGCACCGGTTCCAGCTCGACGGTCATTCACACGCCGGCGCTCAAAACGTCGGGCGGGCGCGCGACCGCGCGCAGCAGCGTGCAGACGACGATCCTGGCCGTGACGACGTCGAACGGGCTCGCCCTTCCCGGCGGCTTGACCCCGGCGTCCACGATCCGCACCGTCCGCAGCGTGATGCACCATCGCAGCGCGCTCGCCACCGGCGCGTCGACCGGCGCGTGCAACAACGGCCAGAAGCAAAGCCAGGTGACGAACGCCGGCCAGTCGGTGACGACGACGACCGACCTGTACTACGAGCCGGCCTGCGTGACGCTCGAGAACGAAGAGATCGTGAAGACCGCGGCCCCCGGCAACACGCCGATGACGGCGTCGGGGACGCTGGTGACGTACGACAAGAGCGGCGCGGTGACGAGCTCGCACGTGCTCGCGCTCTCCAGCACGACGTCGAACGCGAACAGCACGACGACCGAAACGATCACGCTGACGGACAACGCGTCGGCGACGGTCGGCGGAACGGTGATCGACCAAGTCGGCGCGACGTGCGTCGGCGCGCCGAACGCGGTGACGATGACCTGCTCGGTCGCGCACATCGGCACCACGAGCGGCACGACGACCGGTGAGGCGATCGCGCTCGACGCCACCGCCGGAACGAACGGGGCGAACGCGACCGAATCGGTCAACGCGTCGTTCTACTTCGGTTCGCTCGGGCTCTCGCAGAGCGGGACGACCTGGGGCGTCACCAACGCCGGGGCCTTCAACTCGGCGAGTGGAAGCTACGGCTACGCCAGCACCGGCACGACCGGGAACGGCACGCTCACGCTCAAGGACAACCTCTACGCGTACTCCGAGACGGCGACGCTCGCCCCGACCGGGCTGTCGGTCAACTTGATCCAGAACCCGAACTCGGCGTTCAACACGACCTCCAACATCGCGACCGCGACGGTGGACGCGGGCGGAAACGGGACGATGAACTATGCCGACGGGACTGCCGAGCCGATCTGGGGCGGGTTGATCGGCGTCTGAGGGACGTTCGTCCCTTGCCCCGGGTGACGTTCGGTGCGAGGGGATCGGTCCCGCCGCGGGTAGGCCTTCTGAAACGGAACGCGGATCAGGAGGCCCGGTCGATGCATGTTCGCGCGCGCGCGCTTTTCGGTGGACTCGCCCTTTCGTTCGCCCTCGCGGCCTGCGGCGGCGGCAGCAGCGGCAGCGGCGGCGGCGGCAACCCGCCGCCCGTCGGGCCGGGCTCGGTCACGATAACGCCTGGCTCGATGTCGTTCACCGGCCCCGGCGCCGCCTCGCAGAGCTTCACCGTGAGCAGCACGGTCACCGGCGTCGCGGCGCCGACGATCGATCAGTTCGGCTGCGCGCCGGTGGCGACGATCACCACCAACTCCACCACCCTCCCCGCGACGTACACCGTCTCGCCGACCGGGAACGGCACCTGCACGGTCGTCGCCAACGTCGGCCACGAGTCCGCCTCGATCGGGATCACCGTCGGCGGCGGGGGCGGCTCGGGGCTGAGCGGCAGCGGCGGGACGGTCACGCTGACGGTCGGCGGCTCGCCCGGCACCTTCACCGCCACCGCGTCGAGCGGGACGATCGTCCCCGACACGACCGCGTGCAACGGGATCGCGCAGATCGGCGGCGCGGGCGGACCGGCGCCGCAGCAGAGCTTCACCATCACGCCGATCGCGGCCGGCTCGTGCATCTTCACCGTCGTCGACGGCTCGAGCTCGCTGGCGGTGAACGTCGTGGTGAACTCGCCGGGCGGCAGCGCGGCGGTCTTCGTGACGCCGCCTTCGATGACGTTCGCCAGCCGCGGCGCCGCCGCGCAGAGCGGGACGATCACCGAGAACGGGCTGGTCGGAAACGTCTCGATCAACGAGGACTCGTGCACCGGCACGCCCAGCGGGCCGAAGATCGCCTACCTGACGATCACCGGCGTCCCGCCGGGGCAACCCGTCACGCTGCCGGCGAACTTCACCGTCACGCCGTACGGCACGAGCTTCCAAAGCGGGACCTGCCAGATCGTCTTCACCCCGCAGACCGGGGCCAGCGCGACGCTGACCGTGACCGTCAACCCCTGACCGTCAGCTCCTAGGCTAGAGGTTGGGGAGGATCTTCCCGTCGTCGTCCGCTCCGAGGAGGAGCGGACGGAGCAGCGGGATCGCGGGATCACCGTACTGCAAGAGGTCGTGGTGGAAGCGCGCCAGGGTGAACGCGCTTCCGAGCTTCTTCTTGTAGTCCGCGCGCAGCTTGAGGATCTCGAGCTTGCCGAGCGTGTAGTAGCCGTAGGTCGCGTCCTGCGTGCCGCGCTTCGCCTCGGCGCGCGCGCTCGCGGGATCGAGAAACGCCTGCTGCTCGAAGAATCGAACCGCTTGCGGGACGGTCATCCCCTGCGTGTGCATCTTCACCCCGGCCACGTAGCGCGCGTTGCGCCAGATCGCTTCGCGCAACTGCATGAGCCGCACGCGCGGGTCGCCGTTCACCCAGCCTTGGTCGACGACCATCTGCTCGTCGTAGTGCGCCCAGCCTTCGACGAAGGAGGTGGCGGTGAGCAGCTTCTCGCTCAGCGTCAGCGGCAGGTGCCGGTCGATCGCGAAGTTGACGAAGTGGCCGGGATAGACTTCGTGCGCCGAGATGATGGGGCGCTCGAAGTCGTTGAACGCTTCGAGATATCCCTCTTGCACCTTCGGCGGGTCTTTCGGGTTGACCGGGGTGACGTTGTAGTACGCCTGCGTCGCGACTTGCTCGAGCGGGCCGGGCGAGTCCATCGACGCTTCGGTCGTCGCGCGCAGGAACTCCGGCGTCGGCGTGACCTTGATGTTCGCGTCGGGCGGAAGGTCGATGATGTGGTGCGCGATCACGAACGCGCGCAGCTTGACGAGGTCGTTCTGCGCGGCCGACATGAGGTGCGCCGAGTCGGGGTGGATCTTGTAGAGCCGCGCCAGCACCTGCTCGGTGCTCGCATGCGGGTCGATCCGCTTCGCGGTCGCGACCATCTGCGCGTGCGTTTCGTCGAGCGCTTTTTGACCGATCGCGAGGTACCGGTCGAGGGGCATGTCGATCCCCTCTTCGTACTTGAGCCGCGCGCTGTAGTTCGCCGCGCCGATCGCGTACGTTCCGGCCGGATGCGCGACCCAGCGCGTCTGCAGCCACCGCGCGAACGCGCTCGTCGCGGCGACCGCGGTCTTCGTCGAGCGCGCGAAGCGCGCGCGCGTCGCGGCGTCGCCGGCGCCCGCGAACGCCTGCGGCACCGTCTTGGAGAACAGATCGACGCTGCCGAGCGCGTCCTCGGCGGCGATCGAGGCAGTGTCCTTGTCGACCGCGGTCAGGTTCGCGCGCGCCTGGGCGAAGAGGCGCGGAATCTGCTCCTCGCGCGCGATCGCGTCGCGCAGCCGCACGGCCGGCGGCGCAAAGTTGCGCGAGATCATCAGGAACACCCCGCCGCTCGCGGTCTGCACGTAGTTGTCGGGCTGGTGCCGCCACTGCTGCATCGTCTCGTTCAGCAGCAGATCGTCGCGCAGCGAGTTCTCGAGCATCTTGCGGTCGAGCGCGATCCGCGGCGAGAGCGACGCCGGGTCGAGCGCGGCGAGCCGGTCGAGATAGCGGTGGTCGCGCGCAAGCTGTGCGGCGTAGTCGGCGGCGCCGTACGAGCCGAGCTGCGTGTCGTACGTGTGGATCCCCACCGCGCTCGCGGTGACCGGGCCGGCGCGGAACGACTCGTCGAAGTAGTCCTTCGCGAGCGCGGCGTACGCCGCGTCGGCACCGGCGGCGGAGGCGCCGCTCGCCCCGGCCGAGGGCGCGGGCGAGGCGCCGAGCACTGCGGCCAGCGCGAGGCAGGCGAAAACGCGAGGGTTCGAAAGCATCGTTTATCAGACTTCTCTCATCCCGGCGGTGTATCATCGCGCCGACTCGCTCCTTTCGGGAAAGGAGGCACTTTTGCGCCACTTCGTTCTCATCGCCGCCCTGCTCGCCGCGCTCGCCGCGCCGGCGCTCGCCGCCGACTACGCGGTCGACCCCAACCACACGCAAGCGACGTTCACCGTGACGCACTTGGCGATCTCGCGCGTCAGCGGGAAGATTCCGGTCACCGCCGGCACCGTCACGCTCGGCTCGTCGAACCTGCCGACCGCGATCAGCGTGCAGCTGAGCGCGAAAGATCTCGACACGCAGAGCGCCGACCGCGACCGGGACCTGCGCTCCCCCGACTGGTTCGAGGTGACGAAGTATCCGACGATGACGTTCGTCGCCAAGTCGATCACCGGGACGCCGCAAGCGTTCACCGTCGTCGGCGACCTGACGATGCACGGCGTCACCAAGCCGGTCACGCTCGCCGCCAAGGAGCTCGGCCGCATGACCGACGCGCGCAACCGCACGCACATCGGTTACAACGCGACGGGAACCCTCGACCGCCGCGACTGGGGCATGAACTGGGGCAAGACCACCCCCGGCGGCGGACTGATCGCCGGCAACGACGTGACGCTCGATCTCAACGTGGAGATCGTCAGTAAATAGCGCGCTCAACGCGCGCCATTTACCTCCCTCGGCCTACGGCCGAGGTCCGAAAGCGGAAGTTGAAAGCTACTTCGACGGAATGGCGCAGTCGCTGCTCAGCCAGTAGTGCGCGTCCGGGGCGTAGCCGGGCTCGGTGACGGCGACGTTGGTTTCGTAGAACTGAAAGCCCTCAAGCGTGGTGCGCGGGCCGCTGACCAAGCCGAAACGCTGGCCGAGCGTCGCGTCGCCGGTGCGTGCGCGCACCGGACGATCGGTGCCCGAGAGGAAGACGTAGAACGGCGTGCGATTGCACGTCACCGTGACGGTCGCGTTCGGCGAGGCGCTCGGCGCCGGGCTGGGTGCGGCTGCAAGGAGCGCGAACGCGGCGAGCGGCGCGGCCAAGAACGTTTTCATGCCGGCGTAACGCTCCTTTAGTGGAGCTTGATCGTCAGGACGCCGGCGTCTTCGAGCACCTTCGGACCGGCCTTGGCGTCCTCTTCGGTCGT
Proteins encoded in this region:
- a CDS encoding MBL fold metallo-hydrolase yields the protein MIVETFAVGALQCNCTILGDPASGEAIVIDGGDEVARIASTLEARGLRARYLVHTHAHIDHIGALGPLRERAGGEGLLHHADLPLYATLAQQAVWIGMLERPQVVALDGDLADGEVLRAGAVALRCVHTPGHTPGSTSFALEANERTLLFTGDTLFRGAVGRWDLGGTSLADIVRSIREKLLVYDDASLVVPGHGPATTIGEERRENPYLI
- a CDS encoding alpha/beta hydrolase — protein: MVNAAVPSAWRSGRVRARGVTLAAYETGSDASDARVVLLLHGLGHWTDGAWSRLVPRLDPALRYVAFDLPGFGASEKPDAPYDAAYFRRVTNDAVAALGLERFALVGHSLGGFIAADYAGAFPERVTHLALIAPAGFSRTPRHLFYGLAGAVARGLASSAPGRGVFARAPSKRFIARIFERGVVEAASLDPHQIERAYELAQDLALRKAFAGVYSGALQTFARRRSIHADLARYRGPVFCAWGKHDRYIAVAALRDVQRVYPHATTLVLNRSGHLPQLEEPDQLGAALGTFLASP
- a CDS encoding flavin reductase family protein, encoding MLASTEEFIAAMRRFATGVAIVTTTYEEQVRGFTVNAFAGVSADPPTVLICVNRIATTHPLIAASQRFCVNILSVEQRELAQRFAGGEPRARFEGVTYHAGPSGSPVLAGTVAYFDCAVTEELTASTHTIFLGSVLEAGWREGAPLGYFNRAYRDFGLER
- a CDS encoding O-methyltransferase, which encodes MRDLAYLTRLHREPSPLLLELEQHGLREGIPIVDRAAGRFLSVLVHCMQANRVLELGTAYGYSTLWMALALPPAGRIWTIDPDIERTEIAVSYFRRAGVDERIEIINQPALEVLGTFPQRNLDIVFIDAVKTEYADYLEAVVPMLKRSGIVVVDNLLWSGRSAAAPKSSDEESTKALRAFNKIFLNHPELDATIVPIGDGIGIGARVD
- a CDS encoding LON peptidase substrate-binding domain-containing protein is translated as MTRLRLFPLNTVLFPGAVLNLHVFEERYRKMVAECLDAGEAFGVVLIRDGQEAGDPDVTPHEVGTTAEISEVTPLPAGRYYISTVGGRRFRIDRIVSRDPYLTADVHFLDEDEHDDEDDDDARASELTHRVRGEFREYVKLLVAFSGHASEVDVPHDPVDASYAVGDALQVADALKQRLLELRTAEARLAAELGFLRRLLPQLRSLLERKRAQENVVRDAAPGRRVPDAPRTLFRQALLDELNFSLVPGAQLRGRRSASARRS
- a CDS encoding superoxide dismutase, encoding MATLAQQSYTPKKFDLSGLQGISDNTLQVHFGLYEGYVKNTNLLNEQLADIVKSGKAAGADPHFAELTRRLGFEYNGMVLHEYYFGNMTKNAGGSPTSGLTDVVSATHGDFDTWKKDFSAIGGMRGVGWAIAYYNPNAGRVSNHWITLHEDGNVAGFVPLLVMDVWEHAFLLDYKPAERSKYIESFFANVDWNVVQQRLDAAKGGGRP
- a CDS encoding bifunctional 5,10-methylenetetrahydrofolate dehydrogenase/5,10-methenyltetrahydrofolate cyclohydrolase; its protein translation is MTARILDGRALAAELRAEIAVRSARLRARGIAPCLVVALVGEDAASSAYVRSIEREGAKTGVEVRVDALAAAASEDQVRARLSALGDDAQVHGVILQQPLPPHLGIRRIAEAMPPHKDVDGANPVNLGRLAFASGTEFVPATPMAVMLLLERSARWPLRGMRACVVGRSNVVGLPVALLLMARDATVTVTHKETRDLARHTRDAEIVVVATGVPNLLRAPMIAPGATVIDVGTTFVDGKLVGDAAYDEVAQLAGEITPVPGGVGPVTNVALMRNVVLAAERQAPD
- a CDS encoding TlpA family protein disulfide reductase; this encodes MPRALVIAALVFLSGCYNAPDPGKAGNGGGPGALAGAPAQSFDVRRTDGRTDSLARHRGQVVLMNLWATWCPPCREEMPALQRFARENAGKVVVLGVDQGESSAAAAAFARQFGVTFPILVDEQQQYGRAYQGIGLPTTVIVARDGRVVRGIDGALTLEQMRAAVAPALAAK